From Podospora bellae-mahoneyi strain CBS 112042 chromosome 3, whole genome shotgun sequence, the proteins below share one genomic window:
- a CDS encoding hypothetical protein (COG:S; EggNog:ENOG503P47W) — translation MPPSPPPTISPAANSDHSNITISTSPTDDYRPRYRFYNNTFSLHRVSPLYLGPEPDHSGGADPPPTTISPAQLRLVAQRLRDVLVGDVARGVEVGLTAADSDSASKIANSMGSLEVVVVRPVEAADLLDVSLEKMKDQYRQDEGSQELARSWRALEARVKGKLGLAIELVYEHSMGLAFLLPDLSKSSALAPGAADDETGTGRFLWLPVMLTRMPAPVRVAVTQFLEREFDCKISPTRFGTRTMVGGLERWMETLERNKKEQEKDLLVAVGFNTVAMMPRQMVAVEGGREELNKPGLATIDVILPWRKLVPFWKRGKEMEEGEMRRRYEEGGVEYKASAVTLAGKQGMREEGWGWRSEVHQPFLEALSMYTKRTIAMGLFHPAVRIVKVGCSGFTAAEGRLKIFPTMDRAGVVDLLTMLCEKAVSQQR, via the coding sequence atgccaccctcacccccgcccACCATATCCCCCGCCGCCAATTCAGACCACTCCAACATCAcaatctccacctccccaaccgaCGACTACCGCCCCAGGTACAGATTCTATAACAacaccttctccctccaccgCGTCTCCCCCCTCTACCTGGGACCCGAGCCCGACCACAGCGGCGGCGCcgaccctccccccaccaccattaGCCCAGCCCAGCTCCGCCTCGTCGCCCAGCGACTGCGGGATGTGCTTGTCGGGGATGTCGCCCGAGGCGTGGAGGTCGGTCTCACAGCTGCAGACAGCGACAGCGCCAGCAAGATCGCCAACAGCATGGGCAGCctcgaggtggtggtggtgagaccTGTAGAGGCGGCTGATTTGCTCGATGTGAGTCTGGAAAAGATGAAGGATCAGTACCGGCAGGACGAAGGGAGCCAAGAGCTGGCGCGTTCGTGGCGCGCGCTGGAGGCGAGGGTCAAAGGGAAGCTGGGGTTGGCGATAGAGCTGGTGTATGAGCATTCGATGGGCCTGGCGTTTCTCTTGCCTGACCTGTCCAAGTCGTCGGCGTTGGCGCCTGGTGCGGCGGATGATGAGACGGGGACGGGCCGGTTTCTGTGGCTGCCGGTCATGTTGACGAGGATGCCTGCTCCGGTCAGGGTGGCGGTGACGCagtttttggagagggagtttgaCTGCAAGATTAGTCCGACCAGGTTTGGGACCAGGACGAtggtgggagggttggagaggtggaTGGAGACGTTGGAgaggaacaagaaggagcaggagaaggatCTGCTTGTGGCAGTGGGGTTTAACACTGTAGCGATGATGCCGAGGCagatggtggcggtggagggggggagggaggagttgaacAAGCCGGGCTTGGCTACGATTGATGTCATTCTTCCGTGGCGCAAACTGGTCCCGTTTTGGAAGCGtgggaaggagatggaggagggggagatgcggaggaggtatgaagaggggggtgtggaATACAAGGCTTCGGCTGTCACGTTGGCCGGCAAAcaggggatgagggaggagggatgggggtggaggagcgaGGTTCACCAGCCTTTCCTTGAGGCTCTATCAATGTACACCAAGAGAACCATCGCGATGGGACTGTTTCATCCAGCGGTGCGGATCGTCAAGGTTGGCTGCTCGGGATTCACGGCGGCCGAGGGAAGATTGAAGATCTTTCCTACGATGGACAGGGCTGGGGTGGTAGACTTGTTGACTATGCTGTGTGAGAAGGCTGTTTCGCAGCAGCGTTGA
- a CDS encoding hypothetical protein (EggNog:ENOG503NXFH; COG:S) produces the protein MSATKFEEPAFKVYPSGYHPQRTIILEEQIESPETLTIRLEEEAAQNGGDLSGDCPPGLLPMSYKAQAAQMHGYGDSPYSQYSTQSFSTQQTENAASQLNQMAFAANSHATASQYLSGQTSPGLHLAVISSQPTVGSFGTRVSLKVSCQHDLLGAGGLSGSAPHVYVLFGSYRCKATVIKDGRDGSGSFSWTVTVEAPQFQSTSCRSLSNVPLTLLVEGSGGEGLARQDSCGVFSYQENQGGVSGGNVGAGVPGDSSPPEFGSPKNTGRSPVHHHRASPPHQHLDAQSKSTSPPAHQHSLPADAAPNPYGYPPAVSTTGTTGQQQDFNASANVSYSQNSNRMLSTSGFRTGLTLTDPYSRAPPMLRSPHHAGTWPGMFNSPLDSLRSPSTSLPHVSHTSITRPSLTSLQHSTTAATPQLVRTSTIGQSSSSANGGYPGYGAGLYQEKATLRLIGDLGSMAENWTAEEGAKKRRIVMFKKQQTGNVITVSFKPVAESERPHNSICVSCIWWEERQACFVTSVDTISLLEQLLYAPHKFPVDEKNRIRRNLEGYRPMTVSKSKHESEAFFGIIMGFGAPKPRNIEKDVKVFQWKDLDAALHKIFSKYSASTPATGQTLNSPRVRMATPASADHLGSPYPALSAAVSSGLAPDSISAASYVGAGHHHADPLTSPRTLTGGASSWPTYGAAKPLSPTIKTDSSSLRLSALPAVYDHRSTAAQGMASPYGIPGPSHHAVHHSQGAYGAHSGVPASQAQSRSWDNYSVTDGYGAQSSSTHGGVYGGGAYGDGAQRA, from the exons ATGTCTGCCACCAAGTTTGAAGAGCCGGCTTTCAAGGTCTATCCG TCCGGTTACCATCCGCAACGGACCATCATCCTTGAAGAGCAGATAGAGTCACCGGAAACGTTGACCATCAggctggaggaagaggccgcGCAGAACGGAGGGGACCTCAGCGGGGACTGTCCCCCTGGTCTCCTGCCCATGTCGTACAAGGCTCAGGCAGCCCAGATGCACG GGTACGGAGATTCGCCGTATTCACAATACTCGACCCAGTCGTTTTCAACACAGCAGACAGAAAATGCGGCGTCTCAGTTGAACCAGATGGCTTTTGCGGCCAACAGCCACGCAACAGCAAGCCAGTACCTATCGGGCCAGACGTCTCCGGGACTTCACCTCGCTGTCATCTCGAGCCAGCCAACCGTTGGATCTTTCGGCACCCGGGTTTCGCTCAAGGTCTCGTGCCAACACGATCTTCTGGGCGCAGGCGGCCTGTCTGGCTCTGCTCCGCATGTGTATGTCCTCTTTGGATCATATCGATGCAAAGCAACCGTGATCAAGGACGGCCGTGATGGGAGCGGATCTTTTTCATGGACTGTGACTGTCGAGGCTCCCCAGTTTCAAAGCACAAGTTGCAGGTCGCTCAGCAATGTACCTCTCACGCTTCTTGTCGAAGGCTCCGGCGGCGAAGGCTTAGCCCGACAGGACAGCTGCGGCGTTTTCTCGTACCAGGAAAACCAGGGCGGAGTGTCAGGTGGGAACGTGGGTGCCGGAGTGCCTGGTGACAGCAGTCCTCCAGAGTTTGGGTCTCCCAAGAACACGGGTCGATCACCTGTCCATCATCACAGGGCGAGCCCCCCACACCAGCACCTGGACGCACAGTCAAAGAGTACGAGCCCACCGGCTCACCAGCACAGCTTACCGGCAGACGCAGCACCAAACCCGTATGGCTACCCTCCTGCAGTCTCGACAACCGGCACCACTGGCCAGCAGCAGGACTTTAATGCCTCGGCGAACGTATCGTACAGCCAAAACAGCAACAGAATGCTTTCTACCTCGGGTTTCCGAACAGGGTTGACGTTGACCGACCCATACTCACGGGCTCCACCGATGCTACGGTCACCGCATCATGCAGGGACGTGGCCCGGCATGTTCAACAGCCCCCTCGACTCCCTCCGAAGCCCGTCAACCAGTCTGCCACACGTCTCCCACACGTCCATCACCCGGCCCAGTCTCACATCGCTCCAACACAGCACCACGGCAGCAACGCCACAGCTTGTCAGAACGAGCACCATCGGACAGTCATCCAGCAGTGCAAACGGCGGATACCCGGGCTACGGAGCAGGACTGTACCAGGAGAAGGCCACCCTGAGGCTGATTGGGGACCTGGGCAGCATGGCGGAGAATTGGACGGCCGAGGAAGGGGCAAAGAAGCGGAGGATTGTCATGTTCAAGAAGCAACAGACTGGGAACGTCATCACTGTGTCGTTCAAGCCGGTGGCCGAGTCGGAACGCCCGCACAACAGCATCTGCGTCAGCTGCATCTGGTGGGAAGAGAGGCAGGCGTGTTTTGTCACTTCGGTCGACACCATTTCCCTCCTGGAGCAGCTCCTCTACGCGCCACACAAGTTCCCGGTGGACGAAAAGAACCGCATCCGCCGGAACCTGGAAGGATACCGGCCCATGACCGTCAGCAAAAGCAAGCACGAGAGCGAGGCCTTTTTCGGCATCATCATGGGTTTCGGCGCTCCCAAGCCACGCAACATCGAGAAGGACGTCAAGGTGTTTCAGTGGAAGGACCTGGATGCCGCGCTCCACAAGATCTTTTCCAAGTACAGCGCGTCCACGCCCGCCACGGGGCAGACGCTGAACTCCCCCCGCGTGCGCATGGCCACCCCCGCGTCGGCGGACCACCTTGGCAGTCCGTACCCGGCCTTGTCCGCCGCGGTGTCCTCGGGTCTCGCTCCGGATTCCATCTCGGCCGCGAGCTATGTCGGTGCCGGCCATCACCACGCCGACCCGCTCACCAGTCCACGAACCCTCACCGGGGGCGCCTCTTCTTGGCCGACGTACGGTGCCGCCAAACCGCTCTCGCCGACTATCAAGACCGACTCGTCGAGCCTACGCCTGTCCGCTCTCCCGGCAGTGTACGATCACCGAAGCACGGCGGCGCAAGGGATGGCCTCCCCCTACGGCATCCCGGGACCATCTCACCACGCCGTCCACCACAGCCAAGGGGCATATGGTGCTCACTCGGGCGTGCCTGCATCACAGGCACAGTCGAGAAGCTGGGATAACTACTCTGTCACGGATGGGTATGGTGCCCAGTCCAGCAGTACCCACGGCGGGGtgtatggtggtggggcaTACGGTGATGGTGCGCAGCGGGCTTGA
- a CDS encoding hypothetical protein (EggNog:ENOG503P7E7), which yields MGQKSSCLAHKHTGLGTASAEQHRQPENGTAQDLLKDIARKSKLQARGMSGKCQDGEAGTGSSMHVAEQNGNTVGESASTKRLRITSTEDTDTETTVTAPVVQEVVKPHVHEIRQEEIHRDIHVHTNHTIIQPVYDLEALPPRHFVPDETGKLVEVSESDLPACTGRNAQWHIAAGPVPDKTKSKQALGTAAITKTGSPNSSSGAVNDSDTSSSTDSVPVMEVGQQEEATPIVQKAAVPRSTTTQANEGTTKKSSRLPKPSTAGQTTTAAAK from the exons ATGGGACAAAAGAGTAGTTGCCTCGCGCACAAACATACCGGTTTAGGAACCGCATCGGCCGAACAGCATCGCCAGCCTGAGAACGGCACAGCCCAGGACCTTCTCAAGGATATCGCCCGGAAAAGCAAGCTCCAGGCTCGCGGGATGTCGGGGAAATGTCAAGATGGCGAGGCTGGCACCGGGAGCTCGATGCACGTAGCGGAGCAGAATGGAAACACAGTTGGCGAAAGTGCATCAACAAAGCGGTTGAGGATCACCTCAACTGAAGATACCGATACGGAGACAACTGTTACTGCCC CCGTCGTTCAAGAGGTCGTGAAACCCCACGTCCACGAGATTCGACAAGAGGAAATCCATCGCGACATTCATGTACACACAAACCACACCATTATCCAGCCTGTCTACGATCTCGAAGCTCTACCACCGCGGCACTTTGTCCCCGACGAGACTGGAAAGCTGGTTGAGGTCAGCGAGTCAGACCTACCCGCGTGCACGGGACGAAATGCCCAATGGCACATCGCGGCTGGCCCCGTCCCCGACAAAACCAAGAGCAAGCAGGCTCTCGGGACGGCGGCGATTACCAAAACCGGGTCACCCAATAGCAGCAGCGGGGCCGTGAACGACTCAGACACTTCCTCGTCGACGGATTCCGTGCCCGTGATGGAGGTTggccagcaagaagaagcg ACGCCAATTGTGCAGAAGGCTGCCGTACCAAGGTCAACAACGACGCAAGCCAATGAAGGTACGACAAAGAAATCCTCTCGACTGCCGAAACCGTCGACTGCGGGTCAAACAACAACGGCGGCTGCAAAGTAG
- a CDS encoding hypothetical protein (EggNog:ENOG503P73X), whose amino-acid sequence MGATSRVLLVLCRLGELVCGAVVLGLLGQAFSLINDAGVLEPEGRLIYTAVVASLTMIDSLIFIVPFAYSYWSFLLDFILFVLWIVAFGLLESALQTKLTGIHTCSSFWFNYYWGYYWGRWYVRGPPGMDINWTGCNAWRTVLAFSFIASMIYLANGFLGVYWTLEYGNIRTRSKGFFERKRGLGGDTSGGSGHLIKEGGPGVTQTPVQHRNGVMGAGLNNAAPATTVNALPVDTVDPAARV is encoded by the exons ATGGGAGCCACATCCAGAGTTCTCCTCGTCCTATGCCGTCTAGGCGAACTCGTCTGCGGAGCCGTCGTTCTCGGTCTTCTGGGGCaggccttctccttgatcaaCGACGCCGGCGTGCTCGAACCCGAGGGACGACTGATCTACACCGCTGTCGTGGCCTCTCTGACAATGATTGACTCGTTAATATTCATCGTCCCGTTTGCGTACTCGTACTGGTCATTTTTACTGGACTTTATCCTGTTTGTCCTGTGGATTGTGGCTTTTGGGCTGCTCGAGTCG GCGTTGCAAACGAAGCTTACCGGCATCCAcacctgctcctccttctgGTTTAACTACTACTGGGGTTATTACTGGGGCAGGTGGTATGTCCGCGGGCCACCTGGCATGGACATCAACTGGACGGGCTGCAACGCGTGGAGGACGGTCTTGGCCTTCAGCTTCATCGCCTCGATGATTTACCTTGCCAATGGCTTCTTG GGTGTGTACTGGACTCTGGAGTACGGCAACATCAGAACAAGGTCCAAGGGCTTCTTTGA ACGCAAAAGAGGATTGGGTGGCGATACTAGCGGTGGCAGTGGACATCTTATCAAGGAGGGTGGCCCTGGGGTCACGCAGACTCCTGTTCAGCATCGCAATGGCGTTATGGGGGCTGGACTGAACAATGCCGCCCCTGCAACTACGGTCAACGCATTGCCAGTTGATACCGTAGACCCGGCTGCAAGAGTGTAG
- a CDS encoding hypothetical protein (CAZy:CE5; EggNog:ENOG503NZ9I; COG:S): MGSEGVSSEPSLDPSPTCAPLIPPLKMKVSTITLPMLASLATANPVELTERQSCPPIHIFGARETTVPQGYGTSQGLVNMVAQAYPGATREAIVYPACGGQSQCGGVSYENSARQGTAAVVRAVTTLNQRCPDTKIVLIGYSQGGQIMDGALCGGAGATLTGAPLAAVKAAIFMGDPMYNQGLPYNVGTCRARGFAGRPNGFQCSPGNPAIIQSYCDSTDPYCCTGNDANSHQQYVNKYGQQALAFIRRQLDAA, from the exons ATGGGCTCTGAAGGTGTCAGCAGTGAGCCGAGCCTCGACCCGTCACCAACCTGTGCTCCTCTCATACCGCCTCTCAAAATGAAGGTCTCAACCATAACCCTCCCTATGCTGGCCAGCCtggccaccgccaacccagTCGAGCTCACCGAGCGACAATCCTGCCCCCCAATCCACATCTTCGGCGCCCGCGAGACCACAGTCCCCCAAGGCTATGGAACCTCCCAGGGGCTAGTCAACATGGTAGCCCAGGCCTACCCCGGCGCCACGCGGGAAGCGATCGTCTATCCCGCCTGCGGTGGGCAATCCCAATGCGGCGGCGTGAGCTACGAGAATTCTGCTCGCCAGGGGACCGCCGCCGTGGTCCGCGCCGTTACAACCCTCAACCAGCGGTGCCCCGACACCAAGATCGTCCTGATCGGATACTCCCAGGGCGGTCAGATCATGGACGGCGCGCTCTGCGGCGGGGCGGGCGCTACCCTCACGGGTGCTCCTCTTGCTGCCGTCAAGGCGGCTATTTTCATGGGCGATCCGATGTATAACCAGGGGTTGCCGTACAATGTTGGGACTTGCAGGGCTAGAGGG TTTGCCGGCCGACCCAACGGCTTCCAGTGCTCTCCGGGCAACCCGGCAATCATCCAGTCGTACTGCGACTCGACCGACCCGTATTGCTGCACTGGCAACGATGCCAACTCGCATCAGCAGTATGTCAACAAGTACGGGCAGCAGGCCTTGGCTTTCATCCGTCGCCAGCTGGATGCTGCGTAA
- a CDS encoding hypothetical protein (COG:T; EggNog:ENOG503P4QN), whose protein sequence is MARGEENSNSQKKSQGVTQDHAAHVESEDEQTRYAATWKPVLVRPLTITILAILQLVPFIVLETLLQKYKSAPFQFKIDDSSSYASWQYPAMAFFLVDGLLWEVVYARTCQLEPFYQLSRPEGARLESSLAMGYINTMIFLVPVKSAMAHHWTVFLASVVYFATFILSPLLTRLAWTMVWPAYSRDTTVVVLMHESWCRVLEVLCLLSFVCGLGLAIIQRRRSGLLSEISSIEDLTRLLCDSPQFLSMLKKIPSHADSVALQEALQHCRFRLSYKQHRRLELVASQDPNTASIPRTIGIGNTSLDAHPFNLFPPVVWAVQLMVSGVYLPIVLLATFPPDDFDPDILRPLFTALLLINTVSWSGIQSSLSAILPFASLTARRQSKEPRVRSHDSLKQIRQRYAPGSTLLQVTAGSSLCLMALGGSLNLQLMMLLVNPLWDSTLTIVKKQGIYALVPGCLRGPALLAQILSYIAPFISLAAFLNALLYRRVFAPRRPNTLVSKMVYLCRGEHLLHDVRDSTALGLATSEGCYSFGWFQDREGQWFVGVDRRINVAKEYKKVGETGPDVDVVQGT, encoded by the exons ATGGCCAGAGGTGAAGAGAACAGTAATTCCCAAAAGAAATCTCAAGGGG TCACACAAGATCACGCAGCTCATGTCGAATCCGAGGATGAACAAACCCGCTATGCAGCAACTTGGAAACCGGTTTTAGTTCGGCCTCTCACCATCACAATCCTTGCGATTCTTCAACTTGTTCCATTTATTGTCTTGGAAACCCTTCTTCAGAAGTACAAGTCGGCCCCTTTTCAGTTCAAGATTGACGACTCTTCGTCATATGCCTCCTGGCAGTACCCAGCCATGgccttttttcttgtcgACGGGCTGCTGTGGGAGGTCGTCTACGCCAGAACCTGTCAGCTCGAGCCATTCTACCAGCTATCACGGCCCGAGGGTGCAAGACTTGAGAGCTCGCTTGCAATGGGGTACATCAATACGATGATCTTTTTGGTGCCGGTGAAATCGGCCATGGCCCACCATTGGaccgtcttcctcgcctcggTTGTTTACTTTGCAACTTTCATACTGTCACCACTGCTCACTCGGCTGGCATGGACTATGGTTTGGCCTGCGTACAGTCGTGACACAACTGTCGTGGTACTCATGCATGAATCATGGTGTCGCGTACTTGAGGTTCTCTgccttctttcttttgtgtGCGGCCTTGGTCTAGCCATTATTCAGAGGAGGCGGTCGGGCCTATTATCTGAGATATCCTCCATTGAGGATTTGACCCGCCTGCTATGCGACAGCCCCCAGTTTCTTTCTATGCTGAAGAAGATCCCATCTCATGCCGACAGCGTAGCCCTACAAGAAGCCCTTCAGCATTGCCGGTTTCGACTCTCCTACAAGCAGCACCGGCGGTTAGAACTGGTGGCCTCTCAAGATCCAAACACGGCATCCATCCCCCGGACCATTGGGATTGGGAACACAAGTCTCGACGCACACCCATTCAACCTATTCCCACCTGTTGTATGGGCAGTGCAACTGATGGTGTCGGGTGTCTACCTTCCCATTGTTCTTCTTGCAACCTTTCCTCCGGATGATTTCGACCCGGATATCCTGAGGCCATTGTTCACAGCTCTGCTGCTGATCAACACCGTATCCTGGTCAGGAATACAAAGCAGTTTGAGCGCAATCCTGCCATTTGCCTCGTTAACAGCGCGTCGTCAGTCCAAGGAGCCTCGGGTTCGAAGCCATGACAGTCTGAAACAAATCAG ACAAAGATACGCCCCAGGTTCGACCCTCCTTCAGGTAACCGCGGGCTCCAGCTTGTGCCTAATGGCTTTGGGCGGATCTCTCAACCTCCAGCTCATGATGCTACTCGTCAACCCCCTCTGGGACTCCACCTTGACAATAGTTAAAAAACAAGGGATATACGCGCTGGTGCCCGGATGCCTCCGTGGACCTGCGTTGCTGGCTCAGATACTTTCTTATATTGCTCCATTCATCTCACTTgccgccttcctcaacgCTCTACTCTACCGGCGTGTATTTGCGCCTCGGAGGCCGAACACTCTTGTCTCCAAGATGGTCTACTTGTGCCGAGGGGAGCACTTGCTACACGATGTCAGAGACAGTACGGCGTTGGGCCTGGCCACATCCGAGGGATGCTATTCGTTCGGGTGGTTCCAAGACAGGGAGGGTCAGTGGTTTGTGGGTGTGGATAGGAGGATCAACGTGGCAAAGGAGTATAAGAAGGTGGGTGAGACTGGGCCAGATGTCGATGTTGTCCAAGGGACCTAA
- the PAK5 gene encoding Serine/threonine-protein kinase PAK 5 (EggNog:ENOG503NZCA; COG:T): protein MGKPTQARYRSPHAPYCNAISRDCVCAGLSLPPYTLQELIGKGLIRESLQSSRLDFHQREQAGSHQNHQHPPRRSEHEPASPRRDLWRKVKLCDFGVAGLVKERGDKRKTVTGTLRWMAPELFDKTVEYGKVHRGTGTSLGLKQPALPVFCRVLSRASKSERPREETESRCFPLPVQKPFLAV from the exons ATGGGAAAGCCGACTCAAGCCAGGTACCG cagcccgCATGCTCCATATTGCAATGCCATTTCTAGAGACTGTGTCTGTGCCGGACTGAGTCTACCACCTTACACCCTGCAGGAGCTGATCGGAAAGGGGCTCATTCGGGAGAGTCTACAAAGCAGCCGGCTCGACTTCCACCAACGGGAACAAGCTGGTAGCCATCaaaatcatcaacatccaccgCGCAGATCTGAACATGAGCCAGCATCACCCCGACGGGACCTTTGGCGCAAAGTGAAGCTGTGCGATTTTGGAGTTGCGGGCTTGGTCAAGGAGCGAGGTGACaagaggaagacggtgaCTGGGACGCTTCGATGGATGGCACCTGAGCTGTTTGACAAGACGGTGGAGTATGGCAAAGTCCACAGAGGCACAGGTACATCCTTGGGACTGAAACAGCCAGCCCTACCAGTGTTCTGTCGGGTCTTGTCGCGAGCTTCCAAGAGTGAGAGGCCCAGGGAGGAGACCGAAAGTCGCTGCTTTCCTCTGCCGGTGCAGAAGCCTTTCTTGGCTGTCTAG
- a CDS encoding hypothetical protein (EggNog:ENOG503NVG4; COG:S), with translation MIRLLQPINFPTPIHPQLSFRNKQLTIMDRAKQAVDEFVSKAGHHDTTLEERVAPAVKKETVRPTQHEEINTAIDKEVHQDHYHRKVQPIHDTEVLPEQHIHNRGKVVNREFDNRDNEATERALRAEAGKIKDERTVTGTTHTQSHAPVVQGEQVHHHVHETIQPVIHKETIQPSVVHTTVPIHEVHHEQAKHHGTTTLPAMSMNEFKQQGGALGGSSERYGAFEGCPKGVHQQGCGHEIGSGPAPNKMTSSTSRSTATTGTSGISSSSMSSSEENISSTTGTTGLGSSSVNTEKAKPSLLDRLNPMKDADGDGKRGFMR, from the exons ATGATCCGTCTATTGCAACCCATCAACTTCCCCACACCAATTCACCCTCAGCTCTCTTTCCGAAACAAACAACTCACCATCATGGATCGAGCAAAGCAAGCCGTCGACGAGTTCGTCTCCAAGGCAGGTCACCACGACACCACCCTCGAGGAGCGGGTCGCACCCGCCGTGAAGAAGGAAACCGTCCGCCCAACCCAGCATGAGGAGATCAACACCGCCATCGACAAGGAGGTCCACCAGGACCACTACCATCGCAAGGTCCAGCCCATCCACGACACCGAAGTCCTTCCCGAGCAGCACATCCACAACCGCGGCAAGGTCGTCAACCGCGAGTTTGACAACCGCGACAACGAGGCCACCGAGAGAGCCTTGAGAGCCGAGGCCGGCAAGATCAAAGATGAGCGCACCGTCACGGGCACCACCCACACGCAGAGCCACGCCCCCGTCGTTCAGGGCGAACAGGTTCACCA CCACGTCCACGAGACGATTCAGCCTGTGATTCACAAGGAGACCATCCAACCCTCAGTGGTCCACACCACGGTGCCCATCCACGAGGTCCACCACGAGCAGGCCAAGCACCACGGCACCACCACTCTCCCGGCCATGTCGATGAATGAATTCAAGCAGCAGGGTGGTGCTCTGGGAGGAAGCTCCGAGCGCTACGGTGCCTTTGAGGGTTGCCCTAAGGGCGTGCATCAGCAGGGCTGCGGCCACGAGATTGGCAGCGGACCTGCTCCCAACAAGATGACCTCGAGCACCAGCAGAAGCACTGCCACCACTGGTACATCAGGcatttcttcttcgtccatGTCCTCGTCGGAAGAGAATATTTCCAGCACTACTGGCACGACCGGTCTTGGCTCGAGCAGTGTCAACACGGAGAAGGCGAAGCCCAGCTTGCTCGACCGGCTGAACCCCATGAAGGatgctgatggtgatggcaagAGGGGGTTCATGAGATAG